A region from the Candidatus Zixiibacteriota bacterium genome encodes:
- a CDS encoding methyltransferase domain-containing protein, with protein sequence MKHKHGNEHGRTAETGHRHDHQGHAAHGPGHKTHFHDPEHAAEYHRRSAAGGIRAALTEKLVEMLALEGGETVLDLATGTGRAARSVAARLTSGTVVGVDQAMAMLQTGREEKIEAYHVVAGEAGRLPFKTGVFDRAFVTFALHHFGDPEQVAREVLRVLKNGGTFVVLDPVVKEAKDAVDVALEARINQVFRRTHGSDFRFHTASGIQRLLLKAGYRIVRGTVVSYPFDQEGMDGVPTGRHWLEAAEELEREAPALAQRMRESYFTWHSHGDHVHVKGSFSYALVCAQKPA encoded by the coding sequence ATGAAACACAAACACGGCAACGAGCACGGTCGGACCGCCGAGACCGGACACCGCCACGATCACCAAGGGCACGCGGCGCACGGCCCCGGCCACAAGACGCATTTTCACGATCCGGAGCACGCCGCCGAGTACCACCGGCGCTCCGCGGCGGGAGGCATTCGCGCCGCGCTCACGGAGAAGCTCGTCGAGATGCTGGCATTGGAGGGCGGGGAGACGGTTCTCGATCTCGCCACGGGGACCGGGCGCGCGGCCCGATCGGTGGCGGCGCGCCTGACGTCGGGAACGGTCGTCGGCGTCGATCAGGCGATGGCGATGCTCCAGACCGGTCGCGAAGAGAAGATCGAGGCCTATCATGTCGTCGCCGGCGAAGCCGGGCGGTTGCCTTTCAAGACGGGCGTGTTCGATCGTGCCTTCGTTACCTTCGCGCTCCACCATTTCGGGGATCCCGAACAGGTGGCGCGCGAGGTGCTGCGCGTGCTCAAGAACGGGGGCACGTTCGTGGTGCTCGATCCGGTCGTGAAAGAAGCGAAGGACGCGGTCGACGTCGCGCTCGAGGCGAGGATCAACCAGGTCTTTCGTCGGACGCACGGGAGCGATTTTCGCTTCCACACGGCGAGCGGCATCCAGCGATTGCTGCTCAAGGCCGGCTATCGCATCGTTCGAGGCACGGTCGTGAGCTATCCCTTCGATCAGGAAGGGATGGACGGCGTCCCCACGGGGCGCCACTGGCTGGAGGCCGCGGAGGAGCTGGAACGGGAGGCGCCGGCTCTGGCGCAGCGAATGCGCGAGAGCTACTTCACATGGCACAGCCACGGCGACCACGTGCACGTCAAGGGGAGCTTCTCCTATGCTCTCGTATGCGCGCAAAAGCCGGCGTGA
- a CDS encoding EVE domain-containing protein has translation MANRWLFKTEPSAYSFQQLQRDGKTVWDGVKNNLALKNLKEVKKGDPIIIYHTGDEKAAVGTARASSGAYPDPEKKDPKLLVVEIEAGKAFAKPVTLGQIKAHPRLARFDLVRLPRLSVMPVTDEQWKIIEEMARR, from the coding sequence ATGGCGAACCGCTGGCTGTTCAAGACCGAGCCGAGCGCGTACTCCTTTCAGCAGTTGCAGAGGGACGGAAAGACCGTCTGGGACGGTGTCAAGAACAATCTCGCGCTCAAGAACCTGAAGGAGGTCAAGAAGGGCGATCCGATCATCATCTACCACACGGGCGACGAGAAGGCCGCGGTGGGAACGGCGCGGGCTTCGAGCGGCGCGTATCCGGACCCGGAGAAGAAGGACCCGAAGCTGCTCGTGGTCGAGATCGAGGCCGGAAAGGCGTTTGCGAAACCGGTTACGCTGGGACAGATCAAGGCTCACCCCAGGCTTGCAAGGTTCGATCTGGTCCGTCTGCCGCGTCTTTCGGTGATGCCGGTGACCGACGAACAGTGGAAGATCATCGAAGAGATGGCCAGGCGATGA
- a CDS encoding RidA family protein encodes MRYRPVVLAAALSGGLFPVASAVGQPSVPAGESPEVRIVKERDSTVIVLAGVGPVDKQGRLAAPGDFAGQFKQAWENVRLLAAGAGSPLRNIVSVTVYLARPELREEFDRLQEETFQGWRPVTTFAVAGALRVPGALLEIHAVAVVNQPRRR; translated from the coding sequence ATGCGATATCGGCCGGTTGTCCTGGCCGCGGCGCTGTCCGGCGGCTTGTTTCCAGTCGCCTCGGCCGTCGGTCAGCCGAGCGTTCCCGCGGGCGAATCGCCGGAAGTGCGAATCGTCAAGGAACGGGACTCCACGGTGATCGTGCTGGCCGGCGTGGGTCCGGTCGACAAGCAGGGGCGGCTCGCGGCGCCCGGTGACTTCGCCGGGCAGTTCAAGCAGGCGTGGGAAAATGTCCGGCTCCTTGCCGCCGGCGCCGGAAGTCCGCTCCGCAACATCGTGAGCGTGACCGTCTACCTGGCCAGGCCCGAGCTCCGGGAGGAGTTCGACAGACTGCAGGAGGAGACCTTCCAGGGCTGGCGGCCGGTCACCACGTTCGCGGTGGCCGGGGCGCTGCGCGTTCCCGGAGCGCTACTCGAAATCCACGCCGTGGCGGTCGTCAACCAACCCCGGCGGCGGTAG